Sequence from the Temnothorax longispinosus isolate EJ_2023e chromosome 6, Tlon_JGU_v1, whole genome shotgun sequence genome:
CGCATTCTTTGGCCTTAGCGATCAAACTTATTCCAGGCGACGCTTCGAGAACTATGCGGAAGACGACAAGAGAGCGCTAACGTTGGCGATTGGTGGCTTCTCGAACTGTTCGAACGGCGTTGTTCACTCAAAGCAACTGACGAAGCATTTTCTATCGTTAGAATGTTTAATCGGTTGTGTGGTCGAAAGGCAATGAGCTCTGAATGCTCTCAGTCagataataaaactttttcaactTGAATCAGTGAAAGTGGTACttacatgtataaaatcattttatagtatcaaatatcttttaaactatatgtagaaaatcaaaatagcatttttttaaattttccaaaaatttttccaattttataacaaaaattccaACAAGTACATTATCATTACGCAAATTCTATTTCGTTACCAATAAAGGAATTTGCAACAGTTATTCATCTCAACGTAACACACAAGAGATTTTGacttataaagataataaatctACACTactaaatctatttttactcATGGAAAATTATACTATATGGAACAATTGTTTATGACGCAAACACAAAGATAGAATATTGCTGCATCACATGTTTTGTGATAGGAGAACACAAATtctagattaaaattaaatcgttaTTGTACATTAGCATTTACATTAGCGTACACATATCATACAAACCGTTTATTGAAATAGTAGTTCACCTTAAATCCAGTTCAGAAaccttaaaatttttaatgaaacaagggtaattatataaattgatgcggataatgatatatatttaaatattttcatgaacatttttaatcattcctaaaataacatgtatttataatttttgttagtGTTATATTAGCtcctttgaaatatatttgtgaaaCACTAAGATTTTCAATCATGACTTAAACATAAAGTATTGTGAAACGTGCGTaatcacattttatatatacatgcatatatcaTATCACATTTTATCTAATCTAATCTACAACTCTGTTTTTCAGAGTAAGACTATTACGCAACTATATCTGCAACACATTATGCATTTTGTAAAAGTACAACGATAAATGTAATACTATCTATAAAATGGATTCTTTACCTTTTATTcttgtaacataaaataatattccctTTAATCGAAATACATGGTATAATTACGGatctatgtaaaaatataaaatgtgacTTGTAGTACTCTTTGCTGCTCTCTGAATCGCTagtttaatactttttacacTAATACAGAAGAAAATTTGACTGTGCATGAACCTCGGGCATAAGTTAGCTTCGTGATAAACGCTGCCGCTAgcttggaaaaatatatggaaATGACAAAGTTATTCTGAGCGTACGGGTGCTTCTTTATTTGAAAGGCAGATCCGGACTTGCACGGACGAAAGAATAATTTCACCAATGTGCAAGCGGGGCACATTGCCGCAATACCGCGCCTGTTTTGAGTATCGCGCATACATATAATCGGGATTCAGTTTTAACTCGCTCCTTACCCACGTTGTTTCATTTCCGCGATATGCGTTAAATCTGCTAATCGTATTCAGTTGTTTTACCGAACggtttattttaaacagtaaatttaataaaaaagttacatcCGAATATACAggaatatattacaaaagatatgtgcatgtgcaaatatatatagggaATTTAAcgttgaattatttttcttttccgttcTGAAAACACAGGATTGGTTCGTAAGATTAAATAATGCTTTTCTTTTATGATTACGTTATTACTTAACTAAATTGTTTAACTAAAGTTTGAACAAACGATTGGAAGCAAGTATACTaagataatgtaatatatgcaTAACGCAAGAACTATAACGATCAGTGGCAATGTTATTTCGCGACATCGTGACATTTctattgatataatttgaaatcatGACTCAGCATTTTGCATGAATTTTTATGCGATGTACTTACTGATtagtgaaaataatataaagaaatataattctcttttcttatatgatattttttatatttttatttaatatatataatagagaatagatatatacaatatagataaaatttttagcgtACAGTTTTATAAGCAGAAATGTTTATCTATTCGTGTGAAAAAGTAATCTGTCGGTTTAAAGACAATTCGTGCGAAATACTTGTGATTCTAAATTACGCCGCTATAGAACTGGGATAATCtcacgaaataatattaacaatccATCTGTCCATGATCGCCATAGCTCTTTTATACTTACATACATTGTATGTTCCTAACTCGTGATAacttaaagatatattttactcGACATATATTTCACAGTTACTAATCGATATATAggtctaaattttatatattatagttatttcgCATGACTacaaaatatgtttcaagcAGCCAAGATCTCTCAAAATCAGTAAAGTATCAGCTAGTATCTTGCATAATTCGTCATCGTACTTTAATTGCTTCATACCTTCCCACATGCCTAAACGGTCATTTAGTTGTTTCATTACATCTGGTATATGATATCCTAATAATACCGGTAGATAAAAATTCGCGATAACAAAACCAAAAAGACCACCTCTTCTGTAATCATCCAGCAAAGCTTCGTATGAATATTTCTCCATGTCCCAAATGCCAGCTTCTAACAAATATTCTTTCAATGCATCGTGATAGGCTCGCATTATTTCGAAGAACTTGtcctttattatttcattcgGGCAGCACAGGCAAAGATACGTGGAAAGATCGACAACGGGAGTCGAGTATCTAATAAGCGCGAAGTCGATTAGCATCGCGCGATATTGTCCATCGTCTTTCGTCTTGAAGAGCATATTGTCCAATGTTAAATCGCCGTGACATAACGTGGACAAGGGTTCCAGCGGTTCTACTGTCTTCATCATCACTTCGTCAAATGCGTTCAAGAGTAAGGCTTCCATTTTATCGCAGAACACTGCATCGTGGCCGTGATTGCGAAGATATTCTACCGTTCGCGTCGAATTAGCATTGCAGAGGAGTTTGTAGTCGTTTTCCATCGTCTTAAAATACCGAACTTCTTGAAGTCGCGTCACGATATCGAAGAACTTATCCCGCTGTAGCTTCTTCATGACATATCCTTTGCCGTGGAATCGTCCGATCTCGCGCATCGCCGCCAATGTGTAGTCTAAAGGAGCATTGTATTTATACGAACAAGAATGATATCCTCGTTTGTTGACGTTCTCCAGGGCAATCACTGAATCGTTTGGCGGCCGTTCGTCGACGTAGAAGCATCTCGGGAAGTTCTCATCCGGTCGAGCATACAtttgataaaacaaaatctcGTTGTGAAATTGTTCATTGATATAACCCGCCACAGCAACATTGAGCAAGGGTTTCTTCAATATCATAGGAAATTCCTCGTTCTGTTCCTTTGTTTTGTTTTCAAACTGTAGGAGTACATAATATATGGTAGACATATACTTGTTGATCGATTCAGATACCTTGTACCGAACTTTATCGACATCCAATCCAAGATTTTCAATAATCTTCGACATCACATCTTCgatccatttttttaaatcttcgtCGTGTGACATTTTATTCGCCTTACAAGCGCGACCCGTTGTGTTCGAATACAAATACTATACTGATGCACACTGTACAGTGATTTTTATCAGACTGAATGTGATCTGTGCTTGAGTGGCACGCTCGTCACGTGTAGGACTCGCCGGCCGAGCGGAGAGGTAAGGGGAAAGAAGTAGGCGTAGCTCTCAAAAATCGTCTCGAAAGTGCAACTAATTCCGACCACTGAATATGACAAACTGACTTTGTCTTGCAAGAGTATAAGAGTAAGAACTGCAACTGTGAAATTAAGTGAAGAGTGGGAGACTGATATTAATTCATCGTGATATCGCAGAACTAGTCGAGCCATATGTGTCAACATGATGCGCAAATacgcaacaaaaaaaaattatgcaaaaataaaatattattacttcatGATCGTGTctcagagaaaaattaaaataatataataaatattcttcaaaaTACTGTATGCGGTGAAAAGAAGTCATGTAGAAGCCTTGCCTTGTTAGTAGTTATAACATGattgacaaaattattataccaatcgattgaataaaattataatatttttattttttgattgggtgaaattaattacattaatatctGTCTGAGGTATTAATGTTTACTTGTAGTTTAGGCATACACGTTACGCAATTGAACATGAGTGTGAAAAAATGATGTATCTTATCGCATATTATCAgcattatattgcattatcgCATATTGTAAAGAGCGAGGCGATAAATATACACAATTAGAAATACTATCactatacaataaattaaattcttttagattcataaaatattatcttgtatgaaataaatatttttatatttattttaagataaattttctgtattaaatttttattttattgcaattctTGCGAgtcttctaaaaaaaatatcttaatctCTTCTAAACTCTTCTAAAAGATATCGTACTCtccttttaaataaaataaaataaattaaaaaaaaatgtatataggtatataaaaattaaagataaaaggataaataaaagaagcaaaattaataaatgataaaaacaataaaaaaatcaaacaaagaatagttttaaaatatttttgagatagcaaacaatttattacaaaaacacatttataattcaaagatatatacttattacatcaatttgcaatttgtatgtatttatcatatttatttacaatctaTAGTTTCTATACAGaagtttttgtatttattattttctattatgtattttttatgacaTCTAGTTAccgatttaaatttatttataatctataccttataattatgaattgataataatctggcattatatattatgtgcatggaaaaaaattgtcccattatgaaacatattttaaacaaccAAGATCTCTCAAATGTAGCAGCATATCAGCTAATATCTTGGACATTTCATCTCCACCAAGTTGTTTGTTACGTAGTGCTCCTTCAAAGAATTCATCGTTGTTTCCGATTGTATCGTCGTTGTTTATATCGTAGTATCCCATTAATACTGGTAAAAAATGAGATGCGATAATGAAACCGAAGAGTCCACCTCTTTTGTAATCGTCCAGCAAAGCGTCGTACGAATATTTCTCGACGTCCGAAATACTAGCTTCCAGCAGATACTCTTTTAATGCGTCGTGATAGACTCGCATTATCTCGAAAAACTTGTCCTTTCTCATGTCATTCGAGCAGCACAGACAAAAATACGTGGAAAGATCAACGACAGGAGTCGAGTATCTAAAATACGCAAAGTCGATCAGCATCGCTCGGTATTGCCCATCGTTCTCCGTCTTAAAGAGAGTATTGCTCAATGTAAAGTCGCCGTGACACAGCGTGGACAGTGGCTCCCGCGGCTCCACCGCCTTTATCATCACATTGTCAAACGCTTTCGAGAGTAAGGCTTCCGTTTTATCGCAGAAGGTTACATCGTGACCATGATTGCGAAGATATTCTACCGCTCGCGTTGCAATTATATCGACGTAATTCTTGTACTCATCACACGTCGAGTTGAATCTAGTTTCTTGACATTGTTTCACAATATCAAAGAACTTCTCGCGCTGTAGCTCCTTCATAACATACCCTTTGCCATGGAATCTTCCCATCTCACGAAACGCCGCCAATGTGTATTCCAGAGGAGCATCGTACTTATATGGACAAGAATAATATCCTCGTCCATTGACGTTCTCCAGAGCGATCACCGAATCGATGGGCGGTCGTTCATCGGTGTAGAAGCATTTCGCAAAATTCTCACCAGGCTGGGCGTACATCTGGTAAAACAGGATCTCGTTGTGGAATTGAAAGTCGCTGCGGGTCAACCGTCTAAAGTATTCTATCCGTGAGGGTCTCTTTATTACTAGAGAAAGTTCTTCACTCTGACCCTTTGTCCTATTCTTAAATTTCACGCATATATAATGAACAGTAGACATAATATTGTCGGCTTGTTCGGATAACTCATACCGAACTTCGTCGACGTTCTGTCCAAGATCTTCAATAATCTTCGATATTACTTCTTTGTTCGATTTCTCAAAGTCTTCAGTGTGAGACATTTTGTTAGCTTAGCAGAGCAACGTGTAAATTTACACTCGAGTTTAAGAATGTGCCAATGCAAGCTGCTGACACTGACTAGTTTGACTCGGATTCGTTATCTTGATTGTACCGCGACTCGCACATTGCTGTCACTCTGAGATATAATAGTCGTCAGAGAGATCATGAGTGGGGCTTAGCCTTGTACAGAATGTAAGTATGACGTCAAAAGTGGGAGGTACCTATTAACTTAACGATACTGTGGCAGCACGTATCAACGTGATGAAATAGTCAATAGTGCATATAAGTGATAATTTAGAAGATAAATAACCACAATTGGTCGATTAAAAttactgtataatatatagagaatgatatataatatttaaaaatgtgataTGTTACGAAATACCTAACtttaaaaacaatgttaaaaaataatattagaaataatgctaaaaatacgaaattaaacGATGcgaaatataaacttttggtacttcgattttgcaatattttcgcTAAATTCAGCAAAATTGCTGATTACGTTATCGTAGTATTATCGTTATATGCTCAGCGATTAATTTCTGGAATACATTTTACAGTAAATCGCgttaaaaatatgagataatacattaaaaatataacacgtGTAATAAAATGCACAATCAGATTATTATCTTAACTTCAAAactttatttctgatattacaACGTATCTGATATCTGATATCACAACAGTAGATATAGTTGATGTATTATTCTCTAACAGCTTATCTCTATTCTGTTTTTAAGTAAGTCTAGGAAAtgataaaatactttaaaattaatagacaAATGTCTTTTTACGCGCTTCACTCTGGAGGATTAAACGGTTcatctctgtctctcttcttTGGTGTTCGAATaggtgcaaaaaaaaaaacgaggtCACGAAAGATACTTTCGCGAACAATACGCGGCCACTCGAAGAAAGCTGAAAGAAAGTAGATGAAATACGGAATCGTGCGAAGAGTAACGAATGACTGTGGAAACTGAATGACTCAATGTAAAGGAACGAGATCTTTTGTTGGTTCGTAACATGAGATTAACGAAGAACGTAATGGAAGCGTGACAAATTTAGCGAATCTTTGACGcctcataaaatatttgtaatgttaACAATATGTAAAGAGCTATTGTtatccaaaatttttgaaaaatcgattctcttgttttatcatatttatgtgGCTGAATTCtctaatacatatatatctacatatatctatattttgtttcttgaagagaagttacaaaaattacattacttATGAACAAtgtttttacattcttttaagTAAGTTCTATCGCTCTTATCTTTTTAAGGTTGGATAAATTACTTCACAAGAAGATTGTTACAATGATTACAAATGAATTAGCTATGTTAGTATTTCGTATCTATATAACctatatatgaattaaatcTATATGAACTTGTTTATCAATAACagtttatattcatttatttaagatttatacGCAGAATGTCTTTGTCTTTTACGTTGAACGTTCCTGATACCTAACTAAGCA
This genomic interval carries:
- the LOC139814364 gene encoding uncharacterized protein, which translates into the protein MSHTEDFEKSNKEVISKIIEDLGQNVDEVRYELSEQADNIMSTVHYICVKFKNRTKGQSEELSLVIKRPSRIEYFRRLTRSDFQFHNEILFYQMYAQPGENFAKCFYTDERPPIDSVIALENVNGRGYYSCPYKYDAPLEYTLAAFREMGRFHGKGYVMKELQREKFFDIVKQCQETRFNSTCDEYKNYVDIIATRAVEYLRNHGHDVTFCDKTEALLSKAFDNVMIKAVEPREPLSTLCHGDFTLSNTLFKTENDGQYRAMLIDFAYFRYSTPVVDLSTYFCLCCSNDMRKDKFFEIMRVYHDALKEYLLEASISDVEKYSYDALLDDYKRGGLFGFIIASHFLPVLMGYYDINNDDTIGNNDEFFEGALRNKQLGGDEMSKILADMLLHLRDLGCLKYVS
- the LOC139814617 gene encoding uncharacterized protein produces the protein MSHDEDLKKWIEDVMSKIIENLGLDVDKVRYKVSESINKYMSTIYYVLLQFENKTKEQNEEFPMILKKPLLNVAVAGYINEQFHNEILFYQMYARPDENFPRCFYVDERPPNDSVIALENVNKRGYHSCSYKYNAPLDYTLAAMREIGRFHGKGYVMKKLQRDKFFDIVTRLQEVRYFKTMENDYKLLCNANSTRTVEYLRNHGHDAVFCDKMEALLLNAFDEVMMKTVEPLEPLSTLCHGDLTLDNMLFKTKDDGQYRAMLIDFALIRYSTPVVDLSTYLCLCCPNEIIKDKFFEIMRAYHDALKEYLLEAGIWDMEKYSYEALLDDYRRGGLFGFVIANFYLPVLLGYHIPDVMKQLNDRLGMWEGMKQLKYDDELCKILADTLLILRDLGCLKHIL